In Sorghum bicolor cultivar BTx623 chromosome 10, Sorghum_bicolor_NCBIv3, whole genome shotgun sequence, one genomic interval encodes:
- the LOC110430863 gene encoding uncharacterized protein LOC110430863, whose amino-acid sequence MCGGTISPPDDLAKPLPEQERGGHGNGPALPSSTACHFQGSIKWRIAVHVHHSETTPTLSMEEDLEFAKGRQIALDGTECLKRKGTIQIENVEKRIKEERRERSNTYVSKIPMMVWMHQTRKILILLKQMIGCIGMIHSMQKTLMMNLYPISYQVIKLLLIWDS is encoded by the exons ATGTGCGGTGGGACAATCTCGCCGCCGGACGACCTCGCTAAGCCTCTGCCAGAGCAGGAGCGCGGAGGACATGGCAACGGTCCTGCACTGCCATCATCGACTGCTTGCCACTTCCAG GGTTCCATTAAATGGAGAATAGCGGTTCACGTACACCACTCGGAGACAACACCAACACTATCAATGGAG GAAGATCTAGAGTTCGCAAAAGGGAGACAGATAGCGCTCGATGGCACGGAATGTCTCAAGAGAAAAGGGACGATACAAATAGAAAACGTCGAGAAGCGTATAAAAGAAGAAAGGAGAGAAAGGAGCAACACCTATGTATCGAAAATACCAATG ATGGTGTGGATGCATCAAACAAGGAAAATATTGATCCTACTGAAACAGATGATTGGTTGCATAGGGATGATTCATTCCATGCAAAAAACTTTGATGATGAACTTATATCCAATCAGTTACCAGGTAATTAAATTGTTGCTAATATGGGACTCATGA